One segment of Thermococcus sp. AM4 DNA contains the following:
- a CDS encoding alpha-amylase family glycosyl hydrolase — translation MGRKVALALLLLLIGGVLAAGCLGGGTSKTSSSPISQSSTTAVPSTTTESTTSTQYSTTTTSTTSITTTTTTESTATATTTPTPAREYRVIYLSGSSGSCPPGKVPVEFVYDPGNKTVKMVSLRGTFNGWSQWLMHKKPDGKWYLRICLKPGTYEYKFYVDGHWIEDMSKADPTADGYVDDGYGGKNAIKVVKGESALKIEHNPLDPAYLSIADNRTVVRFEVDPGLVDSAVLVTTIGNFTMEKQVWWDSGEVWRAELPVRAFDYHFVLDVNGTEFVVLNSSKAKYFHFDGTNRFPQLEWVSRAIGYQIFPDRFFNGNRSNDALALDHDELIYNQMTNEKPILSNWSDPITPLHCCHQYFGGDIAGITEKLDYLSSLGVKLIYLNPIFLSGSVHGYDTYDYYRVDPKFGTEAELKLFLTEAHRRGIRVIFDFVPDHSGIGAEQFLDVWKNGRKSPYWHWYFIKRWPFKLGDGSAYEGWWGLGSLPKLNTTNPEVKDYLFGAAMKWLDFGFDGIRVDTPADLVNADEFFREFRERIKERHPDAYLVGEIWTLSPEWVRGDKFDSLMNYALGRDILLPYARGTLSGKTALNLLGKYYASYGENVVAMGFNLVDSHDTSRALTDLGGGELGEEPKPEAVKRLKLLSALLYTLPGMPVTFQGDECGFLGDKNHYDEQRYPLQWDECNTSLVEHYRSLGKLRESVPALTSSKISFYMAKDGVIAFFRGHGNEVLVVANNGEARAEIPLPPGTWEEVWPGSGSYSNSLDVPPVSLIVLRRG, via the coding sequence GTGGGTAGAAAGGTTGCCCTCGCGCTCCTCCTTCTCCTGATCGGCGGGGTTCTCGCCGCCGGCTGTCTCGGTGGAGGAACCTCGAAAACGAGTTCGAGTCCAATTAGCCAATCGTCCACCACGGCGGTCCCCTCCACGACGACTGAATCAACGACCTCCACGCAGTACTCAACAACTACAACCTCAACAACATCAATCACAACCACAACTACCACTGAATCCACAGCGACCGCGACAACGACCCCCACTCCGGCCCGCGAGTACAGGGTCATCTACCTCTCGGGTTCCTCCGGTTCCTGTCCGCCGGGCAAGGTTCCGGTGGAGTTCGTCTATGACCCGGGAAACAAGACGGTGAAGATGGTCAGCCTCAGGGGCACTTTCAACGGCTGGAGCCAGTGGCTGATGCACAAAAAGCCGGACGGGAAGTGGTACCTCAGGATCTGCCTCAAGCCGGGAACCTACGAGTACAAGTTCTACGTCGACGGCCACTGGATAGAGGACATGTCCAAGGCAGATCCAACGGCAGATGGCTACGTCGATGACGGCTACGGCGGGAAGAACGCGATAAAGGTGGTAAAGGGCGAATCGGCGCTGAAGATCGAGCACAATCCCCTCGATCCGGCGTACCTCTCAATAGCCGACAACAGAACCGTGGTGCGCTTCGAGGTCGATCCCGGGCTGGTTGATTCGGCGGTTCTGGTAACTACCATCGGGAACTTCACGATGGAGAAGCAGGTCTGGTGGGATTCCGGTGAGGTCTGGCGCGCCGAGCTTCCTGTGAGGGCCTTCGACTACCACTTCGTGCTCGATGTGAACGGAACCGAGTTCGTGGTCCTCAACAGCTCCAAAGCCAAGTACTTCCACTTCGACGGCACGAACCGCTTCCCCCAGCTCGAGTGGGTCAGCAGGGCCATTGGCTACCAGATCTTCCCGGACAGGTTCTTCAACGGCAACCGGAGCAACGATGCCCTCGCACTCGACCACGACGAGCTGATCTACAACCAGATGACGAACGAAAAGCCGATCCTCTCCAACTGGAGCGATCCGATAACGCCGCTTCACTGCTGCCACCAGTACTTCGGAGGGGACATAGCGGGCATAACTGAGAAACTCGATTACCTCAGCTCCCTTGGAGTGAAGCTCATCTACCTGAACCCGATCTTTCTCTCGGGCAGCGTTCACGGCTACGACACCTACGACTACTACCGGGTTGATCCGAAGTTCGGAACCGAGGCCGAGCTCAAGCTCTTCCTCACCGAGGCCCACAGGAGGGGTATAAGGGTGATCTTTGACTTCGTGCCGGATCACAGCGGAATCGGGGCGGAGCAGTTCCTTGACGTGTGGAAAAACGGCAGGAAGAGCCCCTACTGGCACTGGTACTTCATAAAGCGCTGGCCCTTCAAGCTCGGTGACGGGAGCGCCTACGAGGGCTGGTGGGGGCTGGGAAGCCTTCCAAAGCTGAACACGACGAACCCCGAGGTGAAGGATTACCTCTTTGGCGCGGCAATGAAGTGGCTCGACTTCGGCTTCGACGGGATCAGAGTGGACACCCCCGCGGACCTCGTGAACGCCGACGAGTTCTTCCGCGAGTTCAGGGAGAGGATCAAGGAGAGGCATCCCGACGCCTACCTCGTAGGGGAGATCTGGACGCTCTCGCCCGAGTGGGTTAGGGGAGATAAATTCGACTCCCTCATGAACTACGCCCTCGGAAGGGACATCCTCCTGCCCTACGCCCGGGGAACCCTCAGCGGAAAAACGGCCCTCAACCTGCTCGGGAAGTACTACGCCTCGTACGGTGAAAACGTGGTTGCCATGGGCTTCAACCTCGTCGATTCCCACGACACGTCGAGGGCCCTGACCGATCTCGGCGGCGGGGAACTTGGAGAGGAGCCAAAGCCCGAAGCCGTTAAAAGGCTCAAGCTCCTCTCCGCCCTGCTCTACACGCTGCCGGGCATGCCTGTGACGTTCCAGGGCGACGAGTGCGGCTTTCTGGGGGACAAAAACCACTACGACGAGCAGCGCTATCCACTCCAGTGGGACGAGTGCAACACCAGCCTCGTTGAGCACTACAGGAGCCTTGGAAAGCTAAGGGAGAGCGTCCCCGCCCTGACCAGCAGCAAGATAAGCTTTTACATGGCGAAAGACGGCGTAATTGCATTTTTCCGCGGACACGGGAACGAGGTTCTCGTTGTGGCCAACAACGGGGAGGCACGGGCGGAGATACCCCTTCCCCCTGGAACGTGGGAGGAGGTGTGGCCCGGGAGCGGGAGCTACAGCAACAGCCTTGACGTCCCGCCCGTGAGCCTGATCGTTCTCCGCAGGGGCTGA
- a CDS encoding pyruvate/oxaloacetate carboxyltransferase, giving the protein MARVEIIDTTFRDAHQSLIATRMTTEDMLKVAETMDKIGFYSMEVWGGATFDVCIRYLKEDPWERLRLLREHIRKTKLQMLLRGQNVVGYRHYQDDVVEKFVELAHKNGIDIFRIFDALNDVRNMEVAIKKAKEVGAEVQGAIAYTTGKVFTLEYYMKKVEELLRLDVDVITIKDMAGLLTPWKAYELVSEIKETYGVPVNVHTHSTTGMAVATYLKAVEAGADYIDTAISPLAFGTAQPGIQTIWHALPEAVGSHLDRELIHRVSRYLKKLLEEKYWGLLHKETLMVNPYVLKYQVPGGMFSNLIAQLKEMNALDRLDEVLEEIPRVREDLGWPPLVTPTSQIVGTQAVLNVLFGRYKQITQGVKDYIRGLYGRPPAEINPELKRLVLGDEEPITERPGSLLKPQLEECRRKLEELGYLHKEEDVLTYCLFPEVALEFFRVRAEGRVKVEPPKKASKVKIYVNGVEFEVGIEGVDLNALRYLSGVQGAVPVQVSAPSAAPASVPVSAPAPAPSPAPASASPNTVTAPMPGKILRVLVSEGQEVKTGQGLVVLEAMKMENEIPAPKDGVVKKIYVKEGDTVNTGDPLVELG; this is encoded by the coding sequence TTGGCGAGGGTTGAGATTATAGACACGACTTTCCGTGACGCTCATCAGTCGCTCATAGCGACGAGGATGACGACGGAGGATATGCTTAAGGTAGCGGAGACAATGGACAAAATAGGCTTCTACTCGATGGAGGTTTGGGGCGGGGCCACCTTCGACGTCTGCATACGCTATCTCAAGGAAGACCCCTGGGAGAGGTTAAGGCTCCTCAGGGAGCACATAAGGAAGACGAAGCTCCAAATGCTGCTGAGGGGTCAGAACGTCGTCGGTTACAGGCATTATCAGGACGACGTCGTCGAGAAGTTCGTGGAGCTTGCCCACAAGAACGGAATAGACATATTCAGGATTTTCGACGCCCTCAACGACGTCAGGAACATGGAAGTGGCAATAAAAAAGGCCAAAGAAGTTGGGGCGGAGGTTCAGGGGGCGATAGCTTACACAACCGGCAAAGTCTTCACGCTGGAGTACTACATGAAGAAGGTCGAGGAGCTCCTAAGGCTTGACGTTGATGTCATAACGATTAAGGACATGGCGGGCCTTTTGACTCCCTGGAAGGCCTACGAGCTGGTCAGCGAGATAAAGGAGACCTACGGCGTCCCGGTTAACGTCCACACCCACTCGACCACTGGAATGGCGGTGGCGACCTACCTGAAGGCGGTGGAAGCCGGAGCCGACTACATAGACACCGCCATAAGCCCGCTCGCCTTTGGAACCGCCCAGCCTGGAATACAGACGATATGGCACGCCCTTCCCGAGGCGGTAGGAAGCCACCTCGACAGGGAGCTAATCCACCGGGTTTCCCGCTACCTCAAGAAACTGCTCGAGGAGAAGTACTGGGGGTTACTTCACAAGGAGACGCTCATGGTGAACCCCTACGTCCTCAAGTACCAGGTTCCCGGCGGAATGTTCTCCAACCTCATCGCCCAGCTCAAGGAGATGAACGCCCTCGACAGGCTCGATGAGGTTCTCGAGGAGATTCCGCGCGTTAGGGAAGATTTGGGCTGGCCACCGCTCGTGACGCCGACGAGCCAGATAGTTGGAACGCAGGCCGTCCTCAACGTCCTCTTTGGCCGATACAAGCAGATAACACAGGGGGTCAAGGACTACATCAGGGGACTCTACGGAAGGCCGCCGGCGGAGATAAACCCGGAACTCAAAAGGCTCGTTCTCGGCGACGAGGAGCCGATAACCGAGAGGCCGGGAAGCCTGCTCAAGCCCCAACTCGAGGAGTGCAGGAGGAAGCTCGAGGAACTCGGTTACCTCCACAAGGAGGAGGACGTTCTAACCTACTGCCTCTTCCCAGAGGTAGCCCTCGAGTTCTTCAGGGTGAGGGCTGAAGGGCGGGTGAAGGTCGAACCGCCCAAGAAGGCCTCGAAGGTGAAGATATACGTCAACGGTGTCGAGTTCGAGGTCGGTATCGAGGGCGTAGATTTGAACGCGCTCAGATACCTATCGGGGGTTCAGGGGGCCGTTCCGGTTCAGGTCAGCGCTCCATCAGCAGCTCCTGCGTCGGTTCCTGTCTCCGCTCCGGCGCCGGCTCCTTCGCCGGCCCCCGCGAGTGCCTCGCCCAACACAGTTACCGCCCCAATGCCCGGGAAAATCCTGAGGGTTCTCGTGAGCGAGGGGCAGGAGGTCAAGACTGGCCAGGGTTTGGTTGTGCTTGAGGCCATGAAGATGGAGAACGAGATTCCGGCTCCGAAAGATGGCGTTGTGAAGAAAATCTACGTGAAGGAAGGGGACACCGTGAACACCGGCGACCCACTCGTAGAACTCGGGTGA
- the fba gene encoding class I fructose-bisphosphate aldolase, producing MDPYQSVGIRRRLRRFFRRDGRALIFAMDHGFEHGPTDFEEHWEHVNPRIILRKVVRAGIDGVMMLPGIARIAGDEVKPNVGLMIKLTSKTNLRPKEEQLLQSQLGFVEDAVKLGADAIAATVYWGSPQEDVMMRQFAEIASYAHDLGFPVVQFAYPRGPYINEKYGKKEDYRVVMYGARAAAESGADMIKTYWTGSKETFAKVVDAAAGVPVLLSGGAKTENPVDFLKLVWEVIEAGGSGAVVGRNIFQRENPEPFIKALLRVVHRNEDPEEAAKAEGLL from the coding sequence ATGGATCCCTACCAGAGCGTTGGTATCCGGAGGAGACTCCGGCGGTTTTTTAGAAGGGACGGAAGGGCCCTAATCTTCGCGATGGACCACGGCTTCGAGCACGGACCGACCGATTTTGAGGAGCACTGGGAGCACGTTAACCCGAGGATAATCCTCCGCAAGGTTGTCAGGGCCGGGATAGACGGCGTGATGATGCTCCCCGGAATCGCGAGGATCGCCGGCGATGAGGTCAAGCCCAACGTCGGTTTGATGATAAAGCTCACCAGTAAGACCAATCTCCGCCCCAAGGAGGAACAGCTCCTCCAGAGCCAGCTCGGCTTCGTTGAGGATGCCGTGAAGCTCGGCGCCGACGCGATAGCGGCGACCGTCTACTGGGGTTCACCTCAGGAGGACGTCATGATGCGTCAGTTCGCGGAGATAGCGAGCTACGCCCACGACCTCGGCTTCCCGGTTGTGCAGTTCGCCTATCCAAGGGGCCCGTACATCAACGAAAAGTACGGAAAGAAAGAGGACTACCGCGTCGTCATGTACGGTGCGAGAGCTGCAGCAGAGAGCGGTGCGGACATGATAAAGACCTACTGGACCGGCTCAAAGGAGACCTTTGCAAAGGTCGTCGATGCAGCAGCTGGCGTTCCCGTTCTCCTTAGCGGAGGAGCGAAGACGGAAAACCCCGTTGATTTCCTCAAGCTCGTGTGGGAGGTCATAGAGGCCGGTGGCTCTGGAGCGGTCGTCGGAAGGAACATCTTCCAGCGCGAGAACCCGGAGCCCTTCATAAAGGCCCTTCTCAGGGTAGTCCACAGGAACGAGGACCCTGAGGAGGCGGCGAAGGCAGAGGGCCTGCTCTGA
- the rbcL gene encoding type III ribulose-bisphosphate carboxylase — translation MVEKFDKIYDYYVDKGYEPNKKRDIIAVFRVTPAEGYTIEAAAGAVAAESSTGTWTTLYPWYEQERWADLSAKAYDFIDMGDGSWIVRIAYPFHAFEEWNLPGLLASIAGNVFGMKRVKGLRLEDLYIPEIVLRNFNGPAFGIEGVRKMLEIYDRPLYGVVPKPKVGYSPEEFEKLAYELLSNGADYMKDDENLTSPWYNRFDERAEIVARVIDKVENETGEKKTWFANITADVREMERRLEILADLGLKHAMVDVVITGWGALEYIRDLAADYGLAIHGHRAMHAAFTRNKYHGISMFVLAKLYRIIGIDQLHVGTAGAGKLEGGKWDVIQNARILREETYTPDENDVFHLEQKFYGMKPAFPTSSGGLHPGNIEPVIEALGKDIVLQLGGGTLGHPDGPGAGARAVRQAIDAIMQGIPLDEYAKTHKELARALEKWGHVTPV, via the coding sequence ATGGTTGAGAAGTTCGACAAGATATACGACTACTACGTGGACAAGGGCTACGAGCCGAACAAGAAGAGGGACATAATAGCGGTTTTCCGCGTTACCCCTGCTGAGGGATACACCATCGAGGCGGCCGCAGGTGCAGTCGCCGCCGAGAGCTCGACCGGAACCTGGACGACCCTTTACCCCTGGTACGAGCAGGAGCGCTGGGCCGACCTTTCAGCTAAGGCCTACGACTTCATCGACATGGGCGACGGAAGCTGGATCGTCAGGATCGCCTACCCGTTCCACGCCTTCGAGGAGTGGAATTTACCGGGCCTTCTCGCGAGTATAGCCGGAAACGTCTTCGGAATGAAGCGCGTTAAGGGTCTTCGCCTTGAGGACCTCTACATTCCCGAGATAGTCCTCAGGAACTTCAACGGGCCGGCCTTCGGTATCGAGGGCGTCAGGAAGATGCTCGAAATCTATGACAGACCCCTCTACGGCGTCGTCCCCAAGCCCAAGGTAGGCTACTCGCCGGAGGAGTTTGAAAAGCTAGCCTACGAGCTCCTCTCCAACGGTGCGGACTACATGAAGGACGACGAGAACCTCACGAGCCCCTGGTACAACCGCTTCGACGAGAGGGCGGAGATAGTGGCGAGGGTCATCGACAAGGTCGAGAACGAGACCGGCGAGAAGAAGACCTGGTTCGCCAACATCACCGCAGACGTTCGCGAGATGGAGAGGCGCCTTGAGATTCTGGCAGACCTCGGACTCAAGCACGCGATGGTTGACGTCGTCATAACCGGCTGGGGAGCGCTCGAGTACATCCGCGACCTGGCGGCCGACTACGGGCTGGCCATTCACGGCCACAGGGCGATGCACGCGGCCTTCACGAGGAACAAGTACCACGGCATCTCGATGTTCGTCCTGGCCAAGCTCTACAGGATTATAGGAATTGACCAGCTCCACGTTGGAACCGCCGGCGCCGGAAAGCTCGAGGGTGGAAAATGGGACGTCATCCAGAACGCGAGGATTCTCAGGGAGGAAACCTACACCCCGGACGAGAACGACGTCTTCCACCTCGAGCAGAAGTTCTACGGCATGAAGCCAGCCTTCCCGACCAGCTCAGGCGGTCTCCACCCGGGCAACATCGAGCCGGTCATAGAGGCCCTCGGAAAGGACATTGTTTTACAGCTCGGCGGTGGAACCCTCGGCCACCCGGACGGACCGGGAGCGGGAGCGAGGGCGGTAAGACAGGCCATCGACGCCATAATGCAGGGAATCCCGCTCGACGAGTACGCCAAGACCCACAAGGAGCTCGCTCGCGCCCTCGAGAAGTGGGGCCACGTCACGCCGGTCTGA
- a CDS encoding VIT1/CCC1 transporter family protein, with the protein MEEIELARKFYADEYQDSVLYSSLAKVEKDERLRNEFLRLSNIEAKHAKFWHDFLRRRNAEVPRVRVGRLKITSVRLLRKLLGPGAVASLLEMGENSAIEKYYRFLTSFDLSEEERIELSKVILDELEHEHFFAETKRRFHAENVRDLVLGMNDGLVELLGAVTGLSAVYVNSPRVVGISGLIVGVAGALSMAIGAFISVRSQRQVNESVRRRMEVLFKVSPERAKEELFEKLTEVGIPEDVAGEVAERLSSNHDAIMRLLVGEGGEENEVRSAVYTGLAYLLGVLFPVLPYFLAPSSLVALPISIGLAGAALAVVATLIALLSGISLKTKIAEMVSTGLGAAFLSYLFGRLMENLFHVSAL; encoded by the coding sequence ATGGAGGAGATCGAGCTCGCGAGGAAGTTTTACGCGGACGAGTACCAGGACTCGGTTCTCTATTCGAGCCTCGCGAAAGTGGAGAAGGACGAGAGGTTGAGGAACGAGTTCCTGAGGCTTTCGAACATAGAGGCGAAGCACGCCAAGTTCTGGCACGATTTCCTCAGGAGGAGAAACGCTGAAGTTCCGAGGGTCAGGGTTGGACGCCTTAAGATAACGTCCGTAAGGCTGCTCCGGAAACTCCTCGGTCCCGGCGCCGTCGCATCGCTCCTCGAGATGGGGGAGAACTCGGCCATCGAGAAGTACTACCGCTTTCTAACGAGCTTCGATTTAAGCGAGGAGGAGAGGATCGAGCTGTCGAAGGTTATCCTCGATGAGCTGGAACACGAGCACTTCTTCGCCGAGACCAAAAGGCGCTTCCATGCGGAGAACGTCAGGGACTTAGTCCTCGGGATGAACGATGGCCTGGTGGAGCTCCTCGGGGCCGTTACGGGGCTTTCGGCCGTCTACGTGAACTCTCCGAGGGTTGTAGGTATAAGCGGCCTCATCGTCGGCGTCGCAGGGGCCCTCTCTATGGCAATAGGGGCCTTCATATCCGTTAGATCCCAGAGGCAGGTCAACGAGAGCGTGAGAAGGCGCATGGAGGTTCTCTTCAAGGTGTCCCCCGAGCGGGCGAAGGAGGAGCTCTTCGAAAAGCTGACCGAAGTCGGAATACCCGAGGACGTCGCGGGGGAGGTGGCCGAGAGGCTCTCCTCCAACCACGACGCAATAATGAGGCTCCTCGTGGGGGAAGGGGGTGAAGAAAACGAGGTTCGGTCTGCGGTCTACACCGGACTGGCGTACCTGCTCGGTGTTCTCTTTCCGGTACTCCCGTACTTCTTGGCCCCGTCTTCCCTCGTGGCACTTCCAATCTCGATAGGCCTCGCCGGGGCCGCGCTCGCGGTGGTCGCGACTCTAATAGCCCTCCTCTCGGGCATCTCCCTGAAGACCAAGATAGCCGAGATGGTCTCGACAGGGCTTGGAGCGGCCTTCCTGAGCTACCTCTTCGGAAGGCTCATGGAGAACCTGTTCCACGTCTCGGCCCTCTGA